The proteins below are encoded in one region of Lactuca sativa cultivar Salinas chromosome 3, Lsat_Salinas_v11, whole genome shotgun sequence:
- the LOC128132715 gene encoding protein FAR1-RELATED SEQUENCE 5-like encodes MTTSGRSESIHSFFDGFVNSKTMLNEFVVQYDKAVESRRAVEEDEDFKTMNSKPILSSVHPIEAKAGECYTKKIFDIFKIEWIEATQNLTHETLSKCTEEIKYRVGQVDIDKAHWRFVSYRFTNQVDVRCSCAKFETYGILCKHSLYVIKKRNVQTLPDHYILPRWTLDARFRLGSHSVGMHEINTEKEVSALTLWYVRANCNKAIEHAKDSPSKIKKFNNLVIKFLEDEIIQKKPNGPQNVPQDSCVGISQLDMMPHISIQDPIFLTNTKGRPKNANMIKSSLELAKKKRTCSHCKGLGHYATGCPSRKAEEALQEKQ; translated from the exons ATGACAACCAGTGGACGAAGCGAGAGCATTCATTCCTTTTTTGATGGATTTGTAAATTCCAAGACAATGTTGAATGAGTTTGTAGTTCAATATGATAAAGCAGTTGAATCTCGAAGAGccgttgaagaagatgaagactttAAGACTATGAACTCAAAGCCAATTCTATCTTCTGTTCATCCAATAGAAGCAAAAGCAGGTGAATGTTataccaaaaagatttttgacatttttaaaaTAGAATGGATAGAAGCTACACAAAATTTAACTCATGAAACATTAAGCAAATGTACAGAAGAAATCAAATATAGAGTTGGCCAAGTGGATATTGATAAAGCGCATTGGAGATTTGTTAGTTATCGTTTCACGAATCAAGTGGATGTCAGATGTTCGTGTGCTAAGTTTGAAACATATGGCATATTATGCAAACATAGTCTATACGTGATCAAGAAGAGAAATGTTCAAACCCTTCCTGACCATTATATTTTACCTAGGTGGACACTTGATGCAAGGTTTAGGTTGGGTAGTCATAGCGTCGGAATGCATGAGATCAATACCGAAAAGGAAGTTAGTGCCTTAACCCTATGGTATGTCCGTGCAAACTGTAACAAAGCAATCGAACATGCAAAAGACTCCCCTTCAAAGATAAAAAAGTTCAACAATTTAGTGATAAAGTTTTTAGAAGATGAAATTATTCAGAAAAAGCCAAATGGACCTCAAAACGTACCTCAAGATTCTTGTGTAGGAATTTCCCAGTTAGACATGATGCCTCATATATCTATTCAAGATCCAATTTTTCTTACTAACACGAAAGGGCGTCCTAAAAATGCAAACATGATTAAATCTTCTTTGGAGCTGGCAAAGAAAAAGAGAACTTGTTCTCATTGCAAGGGTCTGGGTCATTATGCTACTGGTTGTCCAAGCAGAAAG GCAGAGGAGGCTTTACAAGAGAAACAATGA
- the LOC111920777 gene encoding phospholipase D beta 1 — MAALTDEGSRHPQHVEVVPFKTSGVSLKLVLLHGNLDICVKEAIKLPNLDAFNRKFTPLSGTSDPYVTISVANAVIGRTFVINNSENPVWMQHFYVPVAHNTTEVLFVVKDSDVVGSQLIGAVGIPAEHLVANSIVKGTFPILNASGQPCKPGAMLTLSIKYTPVDKMVIYRDGVGSDPEFKGVPGTYFPLRRGGKVTLYQDAHVDGSLPNLKLDRGLRFIQEDCWRDICDAIRQARRLIYITGWSIFHKVQLVRYGAKARDSILGDLLKSKSDEGVRVLLLVWDDPTSKSYFGYKTEGVMQTHDEETRAFFKNSSVQVLLCPRSIAKGSWVKKDAETIYSHHQKTVIVDADAGIKRRIMAFVGGLDLCVGRYDTPEHSLFTTLNTLHKDDYHNPNYTGPTTGCPREPWHDLHCRIEGPAAYDVLQNFEERWLRASKPRGLSMTKFFDVLLKVDKIPDILGVTDARYTSEKDPEGWHIQVFRSIDSNSVKGIGFPKDPKDAKNKNLICGKNVLIDMSIHTAYVKAIRTAQHFIYIENQYFLGSSYNWANNKSLGANNLIPMEIALKIANKIRANERFAVYIVIPMWPEGNPTNSSTQRILFWQHQTMQMMYDTIYKALLETGLQNEYEPQDYLNFFCLGTRESSKYAPVSNGKVSFSPNTPQALSITNRRFKIHVNSKGMIVDDEFVILGSANINQRSLEGTRDTEIAMGAYQPHHTWAHKGSSPAGQVSGYRMSLWAEHMGEAESIFEEPQSVECVRRVRLLGEQNWEQYAADQVSDMTAHLLKYPVEVDGMGRVKPLSGCPNFPDVGGSIVGSFVSVQENLTI, encoded by the exons ATGGCTGCTTTAACCGATGAAGGATCACGTCATCCACAGCATGTAGAGGTTGTCCCATTCAAGACATCCGGAGTCTCTCTAAAACTCGTCTTGCTACATGGAAACCTGGATATATGCGTGAAAGAAGccatcaaactcccaaacttggatGCATTCAATAGAAAATTCACCCCTCTTTCGGGTACAAGTGATCCATATGTAACCATATCTGTAGCCAACGCTGTAATCGGAAGAACTTTTGTGATAAACAACAGTGAAAACCCTGTTTGGATGCAACATTTCTATGTTCCAGTAGCACACAACACCACCGAAGTGTTATTTGTTGTTAAAGACAGTGATGTCGTGGGTTCTCAACTCATAGGAGCAGTTGGGATTCCAGCTGAACACTTGGTTGCTAATTCTATAGTCAAAGGCACTTTCCCGATTCTGAATGCAAGTGGTCAGCCATGCAAACCTGGTGCCATGTTAACTCTATCCATCAAATACACACCCGTGgacaaaatggtcatttaccgTGATGGAGTAGGGTCGGATCCGGAATTTAAAGGCGTCCCAGGAACGTATTTTCCATTAAGAAGAGGAGGAAAAGTTACTCTTTATCAAGATGCTCATGTGGATGGAAGCCTCCCAAATTTGAAACTTGATCGTGGTTTAAGATTTATACAAGAAGATTGTTGGCGTGATATTTGTGATGCAATCAGACAAGCACGTCGTTTGATTTACATCACAGGGTGGTCCATCTTTCATAAGGTTCAACTTGTGAGATATGGTGCAAAAGCAAGAGACAGTATTTTAGGAGATCTTTTGAAAAGCAAGTCGGATGAAGGTGTCAGAGTGTTGCTTCTTGTATGGGATGACCCCACTTCAAAAAGCTATTTTGGATATAAAACG GAAGGGGTTATGCAAACTCATGATGAAGAAACTCGTGCGTTTTTCAAGAATTCATCTGTTCAAGTTCTACTTTGTCCTCGTTCTATAGCAAAGGGTAGCTGGGTCAAGAAG GATGCTGAAACCATTTATAGCCATCATCAAAAGACTGTTATAGTGGATGCTGATGCTGGTATCAAAAGAAGGATTATGGCATTTGTTGGAGGTCTTGATTTATGTGTGGGGCGTTATGACACTCCAGAACATTCTCTTTTTACTACATTAAACACACTGCATAAAGACGATTATCACAATCCAAACTATACA GGGCCCACAACAGGGTGTCCAAGAGAACCATGGCATGATTTGCATTGCAGGATTGAAGGTCCAGCAGCATATGATGTACTCCAAAACTTTGAGGAGAGATGGTTGAGAGCTTCAAAGCCACGTGGCCTTTCAATGACCAAATTTTTTGATGTGTTACTAAAAGTTGACAAGATTCCAGACATTTTAGGTGTAACTGATGCTCGTTACACTAGTGAGAAAGATCCAGAAGGTTGGCATATTCAG GTGTTTCGTTCAATTGATTCAAACTCTGTTAAAGGTATAGGTTTCCCTAAAGACCCCAAAGATGCTAAAAACAAG AATTTAATATGTGGGAAAAATGTGCTCATAGACATGAGTATACATACTGCATATGTGAAGGCCATTCGTACTGCTCAACATTTTATCTATATTGAAAATCAGTACTTTCTTGGTTCTTCATATAACTGGGCTAACAACAAAAGCTTAG GTGCAAACAATTTGATACCAATGGAAATAGCTCTTAAAATCGCGAATAAAATCCGAGCAAATGAGAGGTTTGCTGTATATATTGTGATTCCAATGTGGCCTGAGGGAAATCCTACGAATTCCTCTACTCAACGGATTCTGTTTTGGCAG CATCAAACAATGCAAATGATGTATGACACTATTTACAAGGCTTTACTAGAAACGGGGCTCCAAAACGAATACGAACCACAAGATTACTTAAACTTTTTCTGCCTTGGCACACGAGAGTCATCTAAATACGCACCTGTTTCTAATGGGAAAGTTTCATTTTCCCCAAATACCCCTCAA GCGCTTAGCATCACAAACAGACGTTTCAAGATCCATGTAAATTCGAAAGGAATGATAGTCGATGATGAGTTTGTGATATTGGGTTCTGCAAACATAAACCAACGCTCATTAGAAGGTACACGCGACACTGAAATTGCAATGGGTGCATATCAGCCACATCATACATGGGCCCACAAAGGTTCTAGTCCAGCTGGACAG GTATCTGGGTACAGGATGTCGTTATGGGCGGAGCATATGGGAGAAGCTGAGAGCATTTTTGAGGAACCACAGAGCGTTGAGTGTGTGAGGAGGGTGAGGTTGTTGGGTGAGCAGAATTGGGAACAGTATGCTGCTGATCAAGTATCGGATATGACGGCCCATTTGCTTAAGTATCCGGTGGAGGTTGACGGGATGGGCCGGGTGAAGCCGCTCTCCGGCTGTCCGAATTTTCCAGATGTGGGTGGGAGTATTGTGGGTTCTTTTGTTTCTGTTCAAGAGAATCTCACCATATGA
- the LOC128132714 gene encoding protein FAR1-RELATED SEQUENCE 7-like, with product MNTEIQVADKSIETHMVNDIDANSYLESTLECEKINDIDVNLGHDGDESIIGKVFSTPHDAYTFYNQYAFLHGFGIRIHWAFKNKTTNEPYRKMYVCNKQGFKRLKANSSGVAKKQRRNLRTGCQAMLRISKGKDGIWFADMFNDTHNHELSVTL from the coding sequence ATGAACACAGAAATACAAGTAGCAGACAAATCTATTGAAACACATATGGTTAACGACATTGATGCAAATAGTTATCTAGAATCAACTTTAGAATGCGAGAAAATAAATGATATCGATGTAAATCTGGGTCATGATGGAGATGAAAGtatcattggaaaggttttcagTACACCTCATGATGCATATACGTTTTATAATCAATATGCTTTTTTACATGGATTTGGTATACGAATTCATTGGGCCTTTAAAAACAAGACGACAAATGAGCCATACCGTAAAATGTATGTTTGCAATAAACAAGGCTTTAAAAGATTGAAGGCTAATAGTTCTGGGGTTGCAAAGAAACAACGTAGAAATTTGAGGACCGGATGCCAAGCAATGCTTCGAATTTCAAAAGGAAAAGATGGGATATGGTTTGCGGACATGTTTAACGATACCCACAATCATGAGTTAAGTGTTAcactgtag